The following are encoded together in the Candidatus Flexicrinis proximus genome:
- a CDS encoding S8 family serine peptidase — protein MNRLLRSLLLLALSVFLFSPASHNIPSVQAQPAPFARVSPRLLAAYDKQDRQRVIITFRTQSDLKGASGAFALESMRAELASIQSQVLASLPKGEFILSAQYRVVPAFAGELTADGLRLLQANPLVESINPDYLMRKAEVDAGADALMRHNTVHLLGARGAGINVAVIDTGIDMAHGNTELTGSVYFTRCTLGAWGGSDCPDEDNISVVTDGDSHGTHVAGIISGKYGVAPDAGLAIFKALGDDGTGLQSEIIDAMDYIADNNGALGIHLVNMSLSSDERFNSELDCEDEMSAYADAVDAVTAAGPRIFAATGNDGDLVGVGAPACIPGVIGVGSLDDFAASADPQFPGCTSFGAAGLVSCYSNVNLNSVDLLAPGCSITSEMPSSPGNPNAEGGKCGTSMATPNAAGAAAVLMGLGHIGAFIEDTLASTGDTVVDIRNSLPYKSVDLTSAYVFWMHRAPDVSIVSQSSTHVEFAWTDNSSIETEYRLNRVNIGRGSTSLGTVAAGVLSTTDTNVPCGQLLYEVKAYSATFDALSGNGSAFATARLCPEAPIYVGQTRQVDELGLSWFDMAADEDHYRLERRYTSGDWTVISDTLPAGSGYMYYVDPLPNVGVSGCEIEYRVSAWKDVDRSDYLEYAFNVCAPMHDLLEHVKDVTLPHVVETIDEAQHLTVTDRGDDSDPLFSCNFSYAQRTAWYRYIAPVNGYVAVDFIGSHFDQPYMVAYIEGPIDSTQVTDTCKTFISSDDEPLTLPVTGGFHYLFVVGIPNSVSPLYGSESYEITFDIIPDPLVPATNIQLQRVNAGADVLITWDDLSSEEYGYNVWRRDNVFDLTAELAGTTNPSAEQFIDAGQGTDCGFRVYDVSVIGDGVPGDYDGGQFLLRPCAPPNDHLPLAEAVTPGIPFTDVVPHSAGATSAPEEPVLGCHPTPEWKPLHTVWYKVSPESDSLLDVSLAGTTGITGWFSAVQVLTADSFFDLIPVACDASQNEFVYSLLSDVVIEGGRDTYIQVSYSGFPETTWDFEYHVAISVGDVAQSPVVLSAARGEDLDQDLVTLTWDDPNADETGYELEVSLDSGATYDPVTITPANVTQFAVDPAACDESRYRVRALHALGQSGWTDAAPLDACIPVPPPAAPSNFTLTRGTDQQQYTFSWTDNSDLETGFVIQGSPNAGANWNEHSTYSADITSGGPFNGLPCTNPDVRFRIRATGPSGDSDWVELAVPLCSQVVAPSNVVVVRPPANPIMAEVTWTDNSDNETGFLVERSSGGLWFYVVDVNPDVVTWSGSLACHTPTIRVRAESLPSAYSSPDVEAVVPPCTLAAPTAFVADRGIPGQSVVDLTWVDNSLAETSFDIEAYHPELEPIPWQFAGTTPADVQSHQLAGVTCQVTKLRIRASIFSDSIYSDWVELDLEPCATPDVPTGLQAARQPNGDVLVSWTAGDALPTRHRVSVSVDGGPFEFFGLSETVVMPETSITHIGASCSSALVYRIEAVNSPTGLTSTPAEVTAEDCAPVPVELLANGGFDSPPVPALAPWSVTQAAGDKQKCDDGKANSAPCYFLFKGGANEATVLVQKLVPPVLVLDAGTTARLSFSYRTNNAVPSATVSALFTFADSTTQKLKIKVVAKSKTAYTLMQASAVLNATTVSAVKVKLKNAAAVGSLMIDDISLTVTPPDVLPPPAAPAGMRGLAGG, from the coding sequence ATGAATCGTCTGCTGCGATCTCTATTGTTATTGGCGTTGAGTGTTTTTCTGTTTAGCCCCGCTTCCCATAACATCCCATCTGTTCAGGCCCAACCCGCGCCGTTTGCGCGGGTGTCGCCGCGCCTGTTGGCGGCCTATGACAAGCAGGATCGCCAGCGGGTCATCATCACCTTTCGGACACAGTCCGACCTGAAGGGCGCATCTGGTGCATTCGCGCTTGAAAGCATGCGCGCAGAACTGGCGTCAATCCAGTCTCAGGTGCTGGCCTCGCTTCCCAAGGGCGAATTTATCCTGAGTGCGCAGTATCGCGTCGTCCCGGCGTTCGCTGGCGAGCTGACCGCCGATGGTCTGCGCCTGTTACAGGCGAACCCGCTCGTCGAGTCGATCAACCCCGACTACCTGATGCGCAAGGCCGAAGTCGACGCTGGGGCTGACGCGCTGATGCGCCACAACACCGTACACCTGCTCGGCGCGCGGGGCGCCGGGATCAATGTTGCCGTGATCGACACCGGCATCGACATGGCCCACGGCAATACCGAACTGACAGGCAGCGTTTATTTCACCCGCTGTACCCTCGGCGCGTGGGGCGGTAGCGACTGCCCGGACGAGGATAATATCAGCGTCGTGACCGATGGTGACAGCCACGGCACCCACGTCGCCGGGATCATCTCTGGCAAGTACGGCGTCGCGCCGGATGCGGGTCTCGCAATCTTCAAAGCGCTTGGCGATGACGGCACCGGCCTGCAGTCGGAAATCATCGACGCCATGGACTACATCGCCGACAACAATGGTGCGCTGGGCATTCATCTCGTCAATATGAGCCTCAGCAGTGACGAGCGCTTTAACAGCGAGTTGGACTGTGAGGATGAGATGTCGGCCTATGCCGACGCGGTGGACGCCGTGACTGCCGCCGGTCCGCGCATCTTCGCCGCCACCGGCAACGATGGCGACCTGGTCGGCGTCGGCGCGCCGGCCTGTATTCCCGGCGTCATTGGCGTCGGCTCACTCGACGACTTCGCCGCGTCGGCCGATCCGCAGTTCCCCGGCTGTACGTCCTTCGGTGCCGCCGGTCTGGTCTCCTGTTACAGCAACGTCAATCTGAACTCGGTCGATCTCCTCGCCCCCGGCTGCTCGATCACTTCCGAGATGCCCAGCAGCCCCGGCAATCCCAACGCCGAGGGCGGTAAGTGCGGCACATCGATGGCCACACCCAATGCGGCAGGGGCGGCGGCCGTCCTGATGGGCCTGGGCCACATCGGCGCGTTTATCGAGGATACCCTGGCCTCCACCGGCGACACCGTGGTCGACATCCGCAACAGTCTCCCTTACAAGTCGGTCGATCTGACCAGCGCCTATGTCTTCTGGATGCACCGCGCGCCGGATGTCTCTATCGTCAGTCAGTCTTCGACCCACGTCGAGTTCGCCTGGACCGATAATTCGTCGATCGAGACCGAATATCGCCTCAACCGCGTCAACATCGGCCGCGGCAGCACCAGCTTGGGAACGGTCGCCGCCGGCGTGCTGTCGACGACCGATACGAATGTGCCGTGCGGCCAGCTCCTCTATGAAGTGAAAGCCTACAGCGCGACATTCGATGCGCTCAGCGGCAACGGCAGCGCCTTTGCGACCGCCCGCCTCTGCCCTGAGGCGCCCATCTATGTCGGTCAGACCCGCCAGGTCGACGAGCTCGGCCTTTCCTGGTTTGACATGGCGGCCGACGAAGACCACTATCGCCTTGAGCGCCGCTATACCTCCGGAGACTGGACGGTTATCAGCGACACCCTCCCGGCGGGCAGCGGCTATATGTACTATGTCGACCCGCTGCCCAACGTCGGGGTTTCCGGCTGCGAGATCGAGTATCGCGTGTCGGCCTGGAAGGATGTCGATCGCTCGGACTATCTCGAATATGCCTTCAACGTCTGTGCGCCGATGCACGACCTGCTCGAACATGTTAAGGATGTCACGCTTCCACATGTCGTCGAGACCATTGACGAAGCGCAGCACCTGACGGTCACCGACCGCGGCGACGATTCCGACCCGTTGTTCAGCTGTAATTTCAGCTATGCCCAGCGCACCGCGTGGTATCGATATATTGCGCCGGTCAACGGCTATGTCGCCGTGGATTTCATCGGCAGTCATTTCGACCAGCCGTATATGGTCGCCTATATTGAAGGACCCATCGACTCCACTCAGGTTACAGATACCTGCAAGACCTTTATCTCAAGCGACGACGAACCGCTGACTCTGCCCGTCACCGGCGGTTTCCACTACCTGTTCGTAGTCGGCATTCCTAATTCCGTCTCTCCGCTGTACGGCAGCGAATCGTATGAAATCACGTTTGACATCATCCCCGACCCGCTCGTACCGGCCACCAATATCCAGCTTCAGCGGGTCAACGCCGGCGCCGATGTACTGATCACCTGGGACGACCTGAGTTCGGAAGAATATGGTTACAACGTCTGGCGCCGTGACAATGTCTTCGACCTTACGGCTGAACTCGCAGGTACGACCAACCCCAGTGCCGAACAGTTCATCGATGCGGGGCAGGGCACAGACTGCGGCTTCCGCGTCTACGACGTTTCTGTGATCGGCGATGGCGTCCCCGGCGACTACGACGGCGGCCAGTTTCTCTTGCGGCCGTGCGCGCCACCCAACGACCACCTGCCGCTGGCCGAAGCCGTGACTCCCGGAATTCCGTTTACTGATGTCGTACCGCACTCCGCCGGCGCGACCAGCGCCCCGGAGGAGCCGGTCCTCGGCTGCCATCCGACTCCCGAATGGAAGCCTCTGCACACCGTCTGGTATAAGGTCTCGCCGGAATCCGACAGCCTGCTGGACGTCTCGCTGGCCGGCACCACCGGAATCACGGGCTGGTTCTCGGCGGTTCAGGTCCTGACCGCCGACAGCTTCTTCGACTTGATCCCGGTCGCCTGTGATGCCAGCCAGAACGAATTCGTGTATTCCTTGCTCAGTGATGTGGTAATCGAGGGTGGGCGTGACACGTATATTCAGGTAAGTTATTCCGGCTTCCCGGAAACGACCTGGGACTTCGAATATCACGTTGCCATCAGTGTCGGCGATGTCGCTCAGTCTCCGGTCGTATTGTCGGCTGCCCGCGGCGAAGATCTGGATCAGGACCTCGTCACGCTCACCTGGGATGACCCGAACGCCGACGAGACCGGCTATGAGTTGGAAGTCTCGCTCGATAGCGGTGCCACCTACGATCCTGTCACGATCACGCCCGCAAACGTCACCCAGTTCGCGGTTGATCCCGCAGCCTGTGACGAGTCGCGCTATCGTGTCCGGGCGCTCCATGCGCTCGGTCAGTCCGGCTGGACGGATGCAGCGCCGCTTGATGCCTGCATTCCCGTTCCTCCGCCGGCCGCGCCGAGCAACTTTACGCTCACGCGCGGTACCGACCAGCAGCAGTACACGTTCTCCTGGACAGACAACTCTGATCTGGAGACCGGATTCGTGATTCAGGGGTCTCCCAATGCCGGCGCAAACTGGAACGAACACTCGACCTATTCCGCCGATATCACCTCTGGCGGCCCTTTCAACGGTCTGCCTTGCACCAATCCTGATGTACGGTTCCGAATCCGCGCGACCGGCCCCTCCGGCGATTCTGACTGGGTTGAACTCGCCGTACCGCTTTGTTCGCAGGTCGTCGCGCCCTCGAATGTCGTCGTCGTGCGGCCGCCAGCCAACCCGATCATGGCCGAAGTGACCTGGACCGATAACTCGGACAACGAGACGGGTTTCCTCGTCGAAAGGTCCAGCGGCGGCCTCTGGTTCTACGTAGTCGATGTTAACCCAGACGTCGTAACATGGTCTGGCAGTCTTGCCTGTCATACCCCCACGATCCGGGTGCGTGCGGAATCTCTCCCGTCGGCGTACTCCAGCCCGGATGTCGAGGCTGTCGTGCCGCCTTGTACGCTCGCCGCTCCGACCGCTTTTGTCGCCGATCGTGGCATCCCTGGCCAGTCGGTCGTCGATCTGACCTGGGTCGACAATTCTCTGGCCGAAACGAGCTTCGATATCGAAGCCTACCATCCCGAACTCGAACCGATACCATGGCAGTTTGCGGGGACAACTCCGGCGGACGTCCAGTCGCACCAGCTCGCTGGCGTCACGTGTCAGGTGACGAAGCTGCGTATTCGTGCCTCGATCTTTAGCGACTCCATCTACAGCGACTGGGTCGAGCTCGACCTGGAGCCGTGTGCCACGCCCGACGTCCCTACCGGACTCCAGGCCGCGCGCCAGCCCAACGGTGACGTGCTCGTGAGCTGGACGGCGGGCGACGCACTGCCCACCCGGCATCGCGTCAGCGTGTCCGTAGACGGCGGGCCGTTCGAATTCTTCGGCCTCAGCGAGACGGTGGTCATGCCGGAAACGTCGATCACGCACATCGGTGCCTCCTGTTCTTCGGCGCTCGTGTATCGCATCGAGGCGGTCAACAGCCCGACCGGCCTGACCAGCACCCCGGCCGAGGTGACCGCTGAGGACTGCGCGCCGGTTCCAGTTGAACTGCTTGCCAACGGCGGTTTCGACTCGCCTCCCGTTCCGGCCCTTGCGCCCTGGAGCGTCACCCAGGCCGCTGGCGACAAACAGAAGTGCGACGACGGCAAGGCCAACAGCGCGCCCTGCTACTTCCTGTTCAAAGGTGGAGCGAACGAGGCGACCGTGCTGGTTCAGAAACTTGTTCCGCCAGTACTCGTGCTCGACGCGGGGACGACTGCGCGCCTATCGTTCTCGTACCGGACCAACAACGCTGTGCCCAGTGCGACCGTGTCTGCACTGTTCACCTTTGCCGATTCGACCACTCAAAAACTCAAGATCAAGGTTGTGGCCAAATCCAAGACCGCCTATACCCTGATGCAGGCCTCGGCGGTGCTGAACGCAACTACCGTAAGCGCCGTCAAGGTGAAGCTCAAAAACGCCGCGGCGGTGGGCAGCTTGATGATTGATGACATTTCGCTGACTGTAACCCCGCCGGATGTGCTGCCGCCTCCGGCGGCGCCGGCCGGCATGCGCGGCCTCGCCGGCGGCTGA